In a genomic window of Gossypium arboreum isolate Shixiya-1 chromosome 7, ASM2569848v2, whole genome shotgun sequence:
- the LOC108457505 gene encoding uncharacterized protein LOC108457505, with product MATSSKFDLPSDSPDRPLYTSGQRGAHLAAQLDRSGSFRETLDNQIQSSLASMSRSTSLVAQGDVSNFFQCLRFDPKVVAADHKSSRQGDFKRHINAALGISADEAPTLLSKGKLLPSPIPEEIKRVKTGLRDCSVKARERMKTFNEALSVFNKFFPTIPSKKRSRSESFSSDRSNALLSSDRSVLGPSIGKMGIHNHSIAGGFEFEQQKSEERPKSAFPNKRTRTSLLDVRNNSLVRQPGNADRDREMLRVSNSAAVQGEDRTLAGAVDGWEKAKMKKKRSGIKPDVSPSMVSAKPIEGYREPKQGIQQRPVSDARSRLNNDSNEFRSGISNGSAGVGKSEGISLPTGLGPRSSVPRTDLDNSSLRNDKRDRPVASDKERVNLRAVNKMSFRDEFNSASPTSNTKMNASIRGPRSGSGVAPKLSPVVHRTASNDWELSHCTNKPPTAGGVNNRKRTISTQSSSPPVAHWASQRPQKSSRSARRTNLVPVLSHNDETPLLDTVSDMPGNEIGSGYSRRLSSGSPQQVKLKGDALSSAALSESEESGAAEIKCKGKVTKFDEIDEKAGQNVQKVSNLILPSRKNKLINGEDIGDGVRRQGRTGRGITTTRSLMPMTVEKYGNVGTAKQLRSARLGLDKAESKAGRPPTRKLTDRKPYARQKHAAISAAADLLVGSEDGHEELVAAVNALTSSARAFPNTFWRQMEPFLGFISDADIAYLKQQGNYELNKLGSTPVPSITDGCSTPINGFELLEHERDVGICAVASVDEVHSQQLLLDTRDHNVIPLCQRFLSALIPEEDIDSGNEDLPFDSYETGFEMDGELGCNGLTHINFQSTGHASFDGYRITEKPEHDDPGIDMLGNIGTNSNFSHSRNGSFPDQQMPGMVCSELQYASMTTNEKLILEAQSIGIFLEPLPDIAQMGDVEILEDISKLEEKHKEQVSKKKGVLDKLLKAASETRTIQEKEFEQCALDKLVTMAYEKYMTCWGPNATKGSSNKMIKQASLAFVKRTLDRCHKFEDTSRSCFDEPMLRDMFLSGSSHLNGAQSVDSPTDTESGKPCTKSSTRFLEARASGQNGDSYAVNSSDLLLPTNRSSDQTTVKDDSWSNRGKRRELLLEDVVGGTSSAQPGIGSSLSSSTKGKRSERDREGNGHGREVLSRNGTNKIGRPVSNAKGERKSKTKPKQKTTQLSASVNGLLGKMSEPKTSTSVSKSSERTANNNAKDKDEFALDVLDDLQLPGQDLGSWLNIDDDGLQDHDFMGLEIPMDDLSDLNMMV from the exons ATGGCAACGTCTAGCAAGTTTGATCTGCCTTCTGATAGCCCAGATAGGCCACTGTACACTAGTGGGCAGCGTGGAGCCCACTTAGCTGCTCAATTAGACAGATCAGGTAGCTTTCGTGAGACCTTGGATAATCAAATTCAATCTTCTCTGGCAAGTATGTCGAGGAGCACTTCCTTAGTAGCCCAAGGAGACGTATCCAACTTCTTCCAGTGCTTGCGTTTTGATCCCAAGGTGGTTGCTGCTGATCATAAGTCTAGTCGCCAAGGAGACTTTAAGCGGCACATTAATGCTGCTCTTGGCATTTCTGCTGATGAAGCTCCAACTCTGTTGTCAAAAGGCAAGCTGCTGCCTTCTCCCATACCTGAGGAAATCAAACGAGTTAAGACTGGTCTACGTGATTGCTCTGTCAAAGCGAG GGAGCGCATGAAAACTTTCAATGAAGCCTTATCAGTCTTCAACAAGTTTTTCCCAACCATTCCATCTAAGAAGAGATCTCGATCAGAAAGCTTTAGTAGTGACCGGTCTAATGCTTTGTTATCTAGTGATCGGTCAGTCTTGGGGCCAAGTATTGGTAAGATGGGAATACATAATCATTCCATTGCTGGAGGTTTTGAATTTGAACAGCAGAAGTCAGAAGAAAGGCCTAAAAGTGCTTTTCCTAATAAACGTACTCGAACTTCTCTGCTGGATGTTAGG AATAATTCTCTAGTCAGGCAGCCTGGTAATGCAGATAGGGATAGGGAAATGCTCAGAGTTTCAAATAGTGCTGCAGTTCAGGGTGAAGATCGAACTTTAGCCGGTGCTGTTGATGGATGGGAAAAGGCAAAGATGAAGAAAAAACGATCTGGGATAAAACCTGATGTATCCCCAAGTATGGTATCAGCTAAACCCATCGAAGGTTACCGGGAACCTAAACAGGGAATACAACAAAGACCTGTTTCTGATGCTCGATCAAGATTAAATAATGACTCCAATGAGTTCAG GTCAGGAATTTCTAATGGATCTGCTGGAGTTGGAAAATCAGAAGGTATCTCGCTGCCGACAGGCTTGGGTCCACGATCATCTGTCCCTAGGACTGATCTGGATAACAGTTCCCTTCGCAATGATAAGAGAGATCGTCCTGTTGCTTCTGATAAAGAGAGAGTGAATCTAAGAGCTGTTAACAA GATGAGCTTTCGCGATGAGTTTAATTCAGCTAGTCCTACTTCAAACACCAAAATGAATGCATCTATTCGTGGTCCACGATCAGGTTCTGGAGTTGCCCCAAAGTTGTCACCAGTTGTTCATAGAACGGCATCAAATGACTGGGAGCTTTCTCACTGTACAAATAAACCACCCACTGCTGGTGGAGTGAATAATCGCAAGCGCACAATATCAACTCAGTCTTCATCACCACCTGTTGCTCACTGGGCCAGTCAGAGACCACAGAAGAGCTCCCGAAGTGCTAGACGAACAAATCTTGTTCCTGTTCTTTCACATAATGATGAAACTCCATTACTGGATACAGTATCTGATATGCCTGGAAACGAAATTGGTTCAGGATATTCTAGACGCTTGTCAAGCGGTTCTCCCCAACAAGTTAAACTAAAAGGTGATGCCTTATCTTCAGCTGCTCTTTCCGAGAGTGAGGAGTCTGGGGCTGCTGAAATTAAATGTAAAGGGAAGGTGACAAAGTTTGATGAAATAGATGAGAAAGCTGGACAGAATGTTCAAAAAGTTTCAAATTTGATCCTTCCATCAAGAAAGAATAAGCTGATAAATGGAGAAGACATTGGCGATGGTGTGCGTCGACAAGGGAGGACTGGGCGGGGTATTACTACTACAAGATCTCTTATGCCAATGACGGTTGAGAAGTATGGAAATGTGGGAACAGCTAAACAGCTCAGAAGTGCTAGGCTTGGCTTGGATAAGGCTGAGAG CAAGGCTGGTCGTCCTCCAACTAGGAAGCTCACTGACCGCAAGCCCTATGCTCGCCAGAAGCATGCAGCAATCAGTGCAGCTGCAGATCTTCTTG TTGGTTCAGAGGATGGACATGAAGAATTGGTGGCTGCTGTAAACGCTCTTACTAGTTCTG CTCGTGCCTTTCCGAATACCTTTTGGAGGCAGATGGAGCCTTTTCTTGGTTTCATATCTGATGCAGATATTGCCTATTTGAAGCAGCAG GGAAATTATGAACTTAACAAATTGGGATCAACACCAGTTCCTTCTATTACAGATGGTTGTAGTACCCCCATCAATGGGTTTGAATTGCTTGAACATGAAAGAGATGTTGGAATCTGTGCTGTAGCATCAGTTGATGAAGTTCATTCACAACAGTTGCTCCTGGATACAAGGGACCATAATGTGATTCCCCTTTGTCAAAGGTTTCTATCAGCTTTAATTCCAGAAGAAGATATTGACAGTGGAAATGAAGACCTCCCATTTGATAGTTATGAAACTGGATTTGAGATGGATGGAGAATTGGGATGCAATGGTTTGACTCATATTAACTTCCAATCTACTGGGCATGCTTCTTTCGATGGTTATAGGATAACTGAGAAGCCAGAACATGATGATCCTGGAATTGATATGTTGGGAAACATAGGAACTAACTCAAATTTTAGTCATTCCCGGAATGGCAGTTTCCCAGACCAACAGATGCCCGGCATGGTTTGTTCAGAACTCCAGTATGCGAGTATGACTACAAATGAGAAACTCATTTTGGAGGCTCAGAGTATTGGAATTTTCTTAGAACCACTG CCTGACATAGCACAGATGGGAGATGTTGAGATTCTTGAGGACATTAGTAAGCTAGAGGAGAAGCACAAGGAACAG GTTTCAAAAAAGAAAGGCGTACTTGATAAACTGTTGAAAGCAGCCTCGGAAACAAGAACAATTCAGGAGAA GGAATTTGAACAATGTGCTCTTGACAAACTTGTCACGATGGCTTATGAAAAGTATATG ACTTGTTGGGGTCCTAATGCTACTAAGGGTTCCAGCAACAAAATGATCAAGCAAGCTTCCTTGGCATTTGTTAAACGGACATTAGATCGATGTCATAAATTTGAAGATACAAGCAGGAGCTGTTTTGATGAGCCCATGCTTAGAGACATGTTTCTTTCTGGGTCTTCCCACCTAAATGGTGCGCAGTCAGTAGATTCGCCTACAGATACTGAATCTGGAAAGCCATGCACCAAAAGTTCAACCCGCTTTCTGGAAGCCAGAGCTTCAG GTCAAAATGGGGATAGCTATGCTGTTAATTCTTCTGATCTGCTTCTACCCACAAATCGGTCATCCGATCAAACTACTGTTAAAGATGACTCATGGTCTAACAGGGGGAAAAGGAGAGAGTTATTGCTGGAGGATGTGGTTGGTGGTACTTCTAGTGCCCAGCCAGGCATTGGAAGTTCTTTGTCAAGTAGTACAAAAGGGAAGAGGAGTGAGAGAGATAGAGAAGGAAACGGACATGGTAGAGAGGTTTTATCTAGAAATGGAACTAATAAGATTGGTCGACCAGTATCCAATGCAAAGGGGGAAAGGAAATCAAAAACAAAGCCTAAGCAGAAAACAACTCAGCTATCTGCTTCTGTAAATGGCCTTCTTGGCAAGATGTCAGAACCCAAAACATCAACTTCTGTATCAAAGTCAAGTGAGAGAACTGCAAATAATAATGCCAAAGATAAAGATGAGTTTGCCCTGGATGTATTGGATGACTTACAATTACCAGGACAAGATCTGGGTTCATGGTTGAACATTGACGATGATGGTTTACAAGATCATGACTTCATGGGCCTTGAAATCCCCATGGATGATCTTTCCGACTTGAATATGATGGTTTGA